The Candidatus Methylomirabilota bacterium nucleotide sequence CGGCTACGGCACGCCGGACACCGAGGCCCTGCGGCCGTTCATCACCAAGGACAAGATGCCGTATCTGTCCGGCTCGTACTCCGGCCACCTGACCGATCCGCGGCAGACGCCGTACAACTTCCCCGGCGGCATCGACTACACGAGCCAGATCCGCATCTTCCTCAACCACGTGAAGGAGACGTGGAAGGACACGAGCCGCAAGCCGCGCGTGGCCTTCATCTACGCGGACAACTCGTACGGCCGGGCGCCCATCGAGGCGGGTCGCGCCTACGCCAAGGAGATCGGCATCGACCTCGTGGATGAGGAGATCATCCCGACCGTCGTCGTGGACGCCACCTCCCAGCTCCTGACCATGCAGAAGAAGAGCCCCGACTTCGTGTACGTCAACACCAATACCCAGTGGGTGCCGGTGGTCCTGAAGGACTCCTACAAGCTCGGGCTCAAGGTCACGTACGTGATCAACAACTACGGCATCGACGAGCGGACGCCCAAGCTGGCGGGAGACGCGGCGGAGGGCGTGCTGGGCATCCAGGACGTCGCCTACTGGGGTGAGAACGTCTCCGGCATGAAGACCCTCATGGAAGTGCACAAGAAGAACCATCCCAACGAGACCCCGAACTCGCCGTACATGCGCGGTTGGCTGTGGGTGATTGTGGCCGCCGAGGCGATCAAGCGGGCGGGGCCGAACCCGACGGGCGAGGCGGTGAAGAACGCCCTCGAGAGCTTCAAGGAGTTCGACACGTGGGGGCTCACCCCGCCTTTCACCTATACCAACGAGGACCATCGGCCGACCAATCGCGCGCGGCTCGTCCAGGTCAAGGGCGGCAAGATCGTCCAGGTCCGCGAGGTCTCCGTCGACCGCGACATGAAATGGATCGGCAAGTAACGCGCGCCCACTAGCCTAGGGCGAGCCTCCTCCCTCCCTCTCCCCACCGGGAGAGGGCAGGGTGAGGGGCCGCCGCAACGCGAGAGAACACCTTGCTCAAGCTGAACAACATCCAGGTCATCTACAGCAACGTCATCCTCGTCCTGAAGGGCCTCTCTCTCGAGGTCCCCGACGGCCAGATCGTGGCGCTGCTGGGCGCCAACGGCGCGGGCAAGACGTCCACGCTCAAGGCCATCTCGGGCCTGCTCAAGACCGAGGCCGGCAAGGTGACCGACGGCAGCATCGAGTTCCTGGACCGGCGCATCGACGGGCTCGATCCCGAGGACATCTGCCGCCTCGGCATCGTCCAGGTGATGGAGGGGCGCAAGGTCCTCGAGAGCCTCACCGTGGAGGAGAACCTCCGCATCGGCGGCTACACCCGGCGGGAGCCCGCGGGCGTGCGGCAGGACATGCAGATGATCTTCGAGTACTTCCCGCGGCTCGTGGAGCGGCGGAACCAGCTCGCGGGGTACCTCTCGGGCGGCGAGCAGCAGATGCTGGTGATCGGGCGCGCGTTCATGGCCAAGCCGCGGCTGATGCTGCTCGACGAGCCGTCGCTCGGCCTGGCCCCCTTGCTGGTGCGCGAGATCTTCGAGATCATCCAGAAGATCAACGTCGAGCGCGGGACGACGTTTCTCCTCGTGGAGCAGAACGCCCAGATCGCCCTGCGCATCGCGCACTACGGCTATATCATGGAGAACGGCCGCATCGTCTTCGACGGCCCCGCCGACAAGATGCGCAGCAACGACGACGTGCGCGAGTTCTACCTCGGCCTCAGCGAGGCGGGCCGGCGCAAGAGCTTCCGCGACGTCAAGTTCTACAAGCGCCGCAAGCGCTGGGTGTTCTAAGGCGCTCCCCCCAGGTTCGAGTGCGCCGGCGACGCCGGCGCGCGGAGCCTTCGAACCTCGCGTCTCTCCGACACCAGTTGGCGCGGGTGGGACACCCCGTACCCGAGGCCGGTCGGCGCGCTCAGCGGTTCTGAAACTCCGGGATCACGTCGCGCGCGAACCAGCGCAACTGCTCCTGGAACTCCCTCGCCGAGAGCCCTTCCGCCCAGTGGATCATGAAGTCTTCGAGCCCGGGATACTTGGCCTCGATGGACTTGATGCCCTCCACGACGAGGGACGGCGGACCGCAGAACCATGCCTTCTGCTGGATCCCGTCGGCGAGCGACGGCACGCGCGCGGGCGCGCCCGGGGTGCCCCACGTACGGCCCTGCGCGTCCGCGTAACGCACGAAGCCGAACGGCGCGAACCACTTGTAGCGCTCGTCGTGCGACGGCTCGACGCGACGCTTGCCCTCCTCGGGCGTGTCGGCGAGGTAGAGCCCGGCGCCCCAGATCATGTCCTCGCCGAGCTGCTTCGGGCGGCCGTATTTCGCGCAGGCGTCGCGGTACGCCTTCACGACGTCGTCGAGGATCTTCTCGCCGTTGAGGGTCACCATGGCCTTGAAGTTCTTGCTGGCCATGTAGTCGATGGATTTGCTGCTCGCGATCGGCATCCAGATCTCCACGGGCAAGTGTTTCGGCCGCGGCACACACGTGATGTCGGTGAGCTGGTAGCCGCGGTACTCGACGGCCGGAGGGCAATCGTACCGCTTGCCCTGGTGGGTGAACGCCTCCTCGTTGAAGCACTTGAGCAGGAGGTCGATCTGCTCCTCGAACAGCTCCCGGTTCGCCCCCTGGTCGATGACGGGCGCCCCGAACGTCTCGACCTCCCGCGAGTGGTAGCCACGTCCCACGCCCATGATCACGCGACCGTCGGTGACGATATCGGCCATCGCGTAGTCCTCGGCGAGACGGATCGGGTGCCACATCGGGACCACGTTGAAGGCACAGCCGAGCTTGAGCCGCGTCGTTTGGGTCGCGAGCCAGAGC carries:
- a CDS encoding ABC transporter substrate-binding protein, coding for MSRALGPLVRLLLVGLVALGLAAAPAEAQAPIKLGNLVDLTGPTSDQGKDIAKGRNDAVQWFNERGGIHGRKIELVSVEYGFQPPRAVAAYKKFVEDEKVLLVLGYGTPDTEALRPFITKDKMPYLSGSYSGHLTDPRQTPYNFPGGIDYTSQIRIFLNHVKETWKDTSRKPRVAFIYADNSYGRAPIEAGRAYAKEIGIDLVDEEIIPTVVVDATSQLLTMQKKSPDFVYVNTNTQWVPVVLKDSYKLGLKVTYVINNYGIDERTPKLAGDAAEGVLGIQDVAYWGENVSGMKTLMEVHKKNHPNETPNSPYMRGWLWVIVAAEAIKRAGPNPTGEAVKNALESFKEFDTWGLTPPFTYTNEDHRPTNRARLVQVKGGKIVQVREVSVDRDMKWIGK
- a CDS encoding ABC transporter ATP-binding protein, whose product is MLKLNNIQVIYSNVILVLKGLSLEVPDGQIVALLGANGAGKTSTLKAISGLLKTEAGKVTDGSIEFLDRRIDGLDPEDICRLGIVQVMEGRKVLESLTVEENLRIGGYTRREPAGVRQDMQMIFEYFPRLVERRNQLAGYLSGGEQQMLVIGRAFMAKPRLMLLDEPSLGLAPLLVREIFEIIQKINVERGTTFLLVEQNAQIALRIAHYGYIMENGRIVFDGPADKMRSNDDVREFYLGLSEAGRRKSFRDVKFYKRRKRWVF
- a CDS encoding LLM class flavin-dependent oxidoreductase; this encodes LWLATQTTRLKLGCAFNVVPMWHPIRLAEDYAMADIVTDGRVIMGVGRGYHSREVETFGAPVIDQGANRELFEEQIDLLLKCFNEEAFTHQGKRYDCPPAVEYRGYQLTDITCVPRPKHLPVEIWMPIASSKSIDYMASKNFKAMVTLNGEKILDDVVKAYRDACAKYGRPKQLGEDMIWGAGLYLADTPEEGKRRVEPSHDERYKWFAPFGFVRYADAQGRTWGTPGAPARVPSLADGIQQKAWFCGPPSLVVEGIKSIEAKYPGLEDFMIHWAEGLSAREFQEQLRWFARDVIPEFQNR